A stretch of the Mycobacterium shigaense genome encodes the following:
- a CDS encoding PAS and ANTAR domain-containing protein codes for MNWNLNGESADVEQALVGGAPARAGWFRFYFDDQRWEWSEQVQQMHGYEPGTVTPTTELVLEHKHPDDRGQVAATIEQILNTHEAFSTRHRIVDTRGAVRHVVVVGDQLHNDDGDIIGSHGFYVDVTAPSDQQHEDAVTARLAEIAEQRASIEQAKGMLMLIYGISDGAAFDLLKWLSQEANIKLRPLAERICEDFRDAGPDLTSKSEFDHLLLTAQHRVDRATEPKT; via the coding sequence ATGAACTGGAACCTCAACGGCGAATCGGCCGATGTCGAGCAGGCCCTGGTCGGCGGCGCGCCCGCGCGGGCGGGTTGGTTCCGGTTCTATTTCGACGACCAGCGATGGGAATGGTCCGAGCAGGTGCAGCAGATGCACGGCTACGAACCGGGCACCGTCACGCCGACCACCGAATTGGTGCTCGAGCACAAGCATCCGGACGACCGCGGCCAGGTCGCGGCCACCATCGAGCAGATTCTGAACACCCACGAAGCGTTCAGCACCCGCCACCGGATTGTCGATACCCGCGGAGCAGTGCGCCATGTCGTCGTCGTGGGCGACCAGCTGCACAACGACGACGGCGACATCATCGGATCCCACGGCTTCTACGTCGACGTGACCGCACCGTCCGACCAGCAACACGAAGACGCCGTCACCGCCCGGCTGGCCGAGATCGCCGAGCAGCGCGCGTCCATCGAGCAAGCCAAAGGCATGCTGATGTTGATCTACGGCATCAGCGACGGCGCGGCCTTCGATCTGCTCAAATGGCTGTCCCAGGAGGCGAACATCAAGCTGCGGCCGCTGGCCGAGCGGATCTGCGAGGACTTCCGCGACGCCGGACCGGACCTGACCTCAAAGTCGGAGTTCGACCACCTGCTGTTGACCGCGCAGCACCGCGTCGACCGCGCCACCGAGCCGAAGACGTAG
- a CDS encoding glutathione peroxidase translates to MTLNDIALTTLDGKPTTLAELSDGATLVVNVASKCGLTPQYTALEKLAKDYRDRGLTVVGVPCNQFMGQEPGTAEEIQEFCSTTYGVTFPLLAKTDVNGADRHPLYAELTKTPDSGGESGDIQWNFEKFLIAPGGEVVNRFRPRTEPDAPEVISAIEAVLPR, encoded by the coding sequence GTGACCCTCAACGACATCGCCCTGACCACCCTCGACGGCAAGCCGACCACACTGGCCGAATTGTCCGACGGCGCAACGCTGGTCGTGAACGTAGCCTCCAAGTGCGGGCTGACACCGCAATACACGGCGCTGGAAAAATTGGCCAAGGACTACCGCGACCGCGGCCTGACGGTGGTCGGCGTCCCGTGCAATCAGTTCATGGGCCAGGAGCCGGGCACGGCCGAGGAAATCCAGGAGTTCTGCTCGACGACATACGGGGTGACCTTTCCGCTGCTGGCCAAGACCGACGTCAACGGCGCCGACCGCCACCCGCTGTACGCCGAGTTGACCAAAACCCCCGACTCCGGCGGCGAGAGCGGCGACATTCAGTGGAACTTCGAAAAATTTCTGATCGCGCCCGGCGGTGAGGTCGTCAACCGTTTTCGGCCGCGCACCGAGCCCGACGCCCCCGAGGTCATCAGCGCCATCGAGGCCGTACTGCCGCGCTAG
- a CDS encoding NAD(P)/FAD-dependent oxidoreductase, producing the protein MTKPGVIIVGSGPAGVAAAESFREHDTAAPVRILTAEVDVPYARPPLSKEFLRGQTDDVALHPAQWFDDRGIEISHGAPVDRLDLTERVVHAGERRHVFDTLILACGAAPVAPPIPGGEHARLLRSLANAISLRDGAHRASSAVVIGSGFIGCEAAASLALGGVAVTLVAPEPLPQHKRLGAEAAERLRDLLNDTGARHVGGVAVEEITEAGVRLDNGVTIDSDLVLAATGVEPQSRLAAEAGLTIDNCRIVVGSDMATSAPGVYAAGDVALAHHEGAGRHLAVEHWQDATDQGAIAGSCAAGNPTRWVGVPGFWTTIGEATLKYHAWGDGYERSRLVERGDGFTVWYESGNAAVGVLTYQADDDYDLGERLIAEQRPCPTPMG; encoded by the coding sequence ATGACCAAGCCGGGAGTGATCATCGTGGGCAGCGGGCCGGCCGGGGTGGCTGCCGCCGAGTCGTTCCGCGAGCACGACACCGCGGCACCGGTGCGGATTCTCACCGCCGAAGTCGACGTGCCGTACGCGCGACCGCCGCTGAGCAAGGAGTTCCTGCGCGGCCAGACCGATGACGTCGCACTGCATCCCGCGCAATGGTTCGACGACCGGGGCATCGAAATCAGCCACGGCGCACCGGTCGACCGGCTGGATCTCACCGAGCGCGTCGTGCACGCCGGCGAGCGCCGCCACGTATTCGACACGCTGATCCTGGCCTGCGGCGCGGCACCTGTCGCGCCGCCGATCCCGGGCGGAGAGCACGCGCGGCTGTTGCGCTCCCTGGCCAATGCCATCTCGTTGCGCGACGGCGCACACCGCGCCTCCTCCGCCGTGGTCATCGGATCCGGGTTCATCGGCTGCGAGGCCGCCGCTTCCCTGGCGCTGGGCGGCGTCGCGGTGACTCTCGTTGCGCCCGAACCGCTTCCGCAGCACAAGCGCCTGGGCGCCGAAGCCGCCGAACGCCTGCGCGATCTGCTGAACGACACCGGCGCCCGCCATGTCGGCGGAGTGGCCGTCGAGGAGATCACCGAAGCCGGCGTCCGGTTGGACAACGGCGTCACCATCGATTCCGATCTGGTGCTCGCCGCGACGGGCGTCGAACCCCAGAGCCGCCTCGCCGCCGAGGCCGGCCTGACAATCGACAACTGTCGGATCGTCGTCGGCTCCGACATGGCCACGTCGGCTCCCGGTGTCTACGCGGCGGGCGACGTCGCGCTGGCCCACCACGAGGGCGCGGGGCGCCACCTGGCCGTCGAACACTGGCAGGACGCGACCGACCAGGGCGCGATCGCCGGCTCGTGCGCGGCGGGAAACCCGACGAGATGGGTTGGCGTTCCAGGCTTTTGGACCACCATCGGCGAGGCGACACTGAAGTACCACGCCTGGGGGGACGGCTACGAGCGCAGCCGGCTGGTCGAGCGCGGCGACGGATTCACCGTCTGGTACGAATCGGGGAATGCGGCCGTGGGCGTCCTGACCTACCAGGCCGACGACGACTACGACCTGGGCGAGCGGCTCATCGCCGAGCAGCGGCCCTGCCCGACGCCGATGGGGTGA
- a CDS encoding zinc-dependent alcohol dehydrogenase: MQAVTWHGKRDVRVDSVPDPKIEQPTDAIVEITSTNICGSDLHLYEVLGAFMKPGDILGHEPMGIVREVGAETGDLRVGDRVVIPFQISCGSCHMCHHRLFTQCETTQVRDQGMGAALFGYSELYGEVPGGQAELLRVPQAQFTHIKVPVGPPDSRFVYLSDVLPTAWQAVAYADIPDGGSVAVLGLGPIGDMAARIADHLGYRVVAVDLVPERLARAAKRGIHTIDLSRLDVPVGEAIRELTEGRGADSVIDAVGMESHGSPAAKFAQQATTILPDAIAKRFMQTAGVDRLNALYSAIDIVRRGGTISLIGVYGGMADPLPLLTLFDKQVTLRMGQANVKRWVDDIMPLLTDDDPLGVDDFATHVLPLDRAPHGYDIFQKKKDGAVKVILKPGLATNAS, from the coding sequence ATGCAAGCTGTCACCTGGCACGGCAAACGCGATGTGCGCGTCGATTCGGTACCCGACCCGAAGATCGAGCAGCCCACCGATGCCATCGTCGAAATCACATCGACCAACATCTGCGGGTCCGACTTGCACCTGTACGAGGTGCTCGGAGCGTTCATGAAACCGGGCGACATCCTCGGCCACGAACCGATGGGAATCGTTCGCGAGGTCGGCGCCGAGACCGGTGACCTGCGGGTGGGTGACCGGGTCGTCATCCCGTTCCAGATCTCCTGCGGCAGTTGCCACATGTGCCACCACCGGTTGTTCACGCAGTGCGAGACCACCCAGGTACGTGACCAAGGGATGGGTGCGGCGCTGTTCGGTTATTCGGAGCTCTATGGCGAAGTCCCCGGCGGACAAGCCGAGCTGTTGCGGGTGCCCCAGGCGCAATTCACTCACATCAAAGTCCCTGTGGGACCGCCGGATTCACGGTTCGTTTACCTGTCCGATGTGTTGCCGACCGCCTGGCAGGCCGTCGCTTACGCGGACATCCCGGACGGCGGATCGGTGGCCGTGCTCGGTCTGGGGCCCATCGGGGACATGGCCGCACGCATCGCGGATCACCTCGGTTACCGCGTCGTCGCCGTCGACCTGGTGCCCGAGCGGCTCGCCCGTGCGGCCAAGCGGGGCATTCACACCATCGATCTGTCGCGCCTGGACGTGCCCGTGGGCGAGGCGATCCGGGAGCTGACCGAGGGGCGGGGCGCCGACTCGGTGATCGACGCGGTGGGCATGGAGTCGCACGGATCCCCGGCCGCCAAGTTCGCCCAGCAGGCCACCACGATATTGCCGGACGCAATTGCCAAGCGATTCATGCAGACCGCGGGCGTGGACCGGCTCAATGCGCTGTACTCCGCGATCGATATCGTGCGCCGCGGCGGCACTATTTCGCTGATCGGCGTGTACGGCGGGATGGCCGATCCGCTTCCGCTGCTCACCTTGTTCGACAAGCAGGTGACCCTGCGGATGGGCCAGGCGAACGTCAAGCGGTGGGTCGACGACATCATGCCGCTGCTGACCGACGACGACCCGTTGGGCGTCGACGATTTCGCCACCCACGTGCTGCCGCTGGACCGGGCTCCGCACGGCTACGACATCTTCCAGAAGAAGAAGGACGGGGCCGTCAAGGTCATCCTGAAGCCCGGACTGGCCACCAACGCCTCCTAA
- a CDS encoding GAF and ANTAR domain-containing protein, with amino-acid sequence MANSNNAVLAELADLVASLEREDADTTAGLRELVASGAQHVAGAQYAGIALAEGRNVVNNVVATHRYPELLDAAESEYGEGPCVAAAWQHHVMHIADLSADERWPRYQRYALAQTPIRSILSYELFIDGTTTAALNFYAERPHALSEDAVELGGVFASHVALAWSMLRRQDQFRSALATRDIIGQAKGIVMERFNLDAVEAFELLSRLSQQSNTKLHNIAHALVDSEHPLKRR; translated from the coding sequence ATCGCGAACAGCAACAATGCGGTCCTCGCTGAGCTGGCGGACCTGGTCGCCAGCCTCGAGCGCGAGGACGCCGACACCACGGCCGGCTTGCGCGAACTCGTCGCCAGCGGGGCGCAGCATGTGGCGGGCGCTCAGTACGCGGGCATCGCCCTGGCCGAAGGCCGCAACGTGGTGAACAACGTCGTTGCCACGCATCGCTATCCGGAGCTGCTGGACGCGGCCGAGAGCGAGTATGGGGAGGGGCCGTGCGTCGCGGCGGCCTGGCAGCACCACGTCATGCACATCGCCGACCTGAGCGCGGACGAGCGCTGGCCGCGTTATCAGCGGTACGCACTCGCGCAGACGCCGATCCGGTCGATCCTGTCCTATGAGTTGTTCATCGACGGCACCACCACGGCCGCGCTCAACTTCTATGCCGAGCGGCCGCACGCGTTGAGCGAGGACGCGGTTGAGCTCGGGGGTGTCTTCGCCAGCCATGTCGCGCTGGCCTGGTCGATGCTGCGCCGCCAAGACCAATTCCGCAGCGCCCTGGCGACGCGCGACATCATCGGGCAGGCCAAGGGGATCGTGATGGAGCGCTTCAACCTCGACGCCGTCGAGGCATTCGAGCTGCTGTCGCGGCTGTCGCAGCAGTCCAACACCAAGCTCCACAACATCGCGCATGCGCTGGTGGACAGCGAACATCCGCTCAAGCGCCGCTGA
- a CDS encoding Hsp20/alpha crystallin family protein — protein sequence MLMRTDPFRDLDRFAHQVLGTAARPAVMPMDAWREGEEFVVEFDLPGIDADSLDIDIERNVVTVRAERPSVDPNREMLANERPRGVFSRQLVLGENLDTERIEATYQEGVLSLRIPVAEKAKPRKISVGRGAGRQSIGDNAVKREVINA from the coding sequence ATGCTGATGCGTACCGACCCGTTCCGCGACCTGGACCGTTTCGCCCACCAGGTGTTGGGCACCGCCGCTCGCCCAGCGGTGATGCCGATGGACGCCTGGCGCGAAGGCGAGGAGTTCGTCGTCGAATTCGACCTGCCCGGAATCGACGCCGACTCGCTGGACATCGATATCGAACGCAACGTCGTCACTGTGCGGGCCGAACGGCCGAGCGTCGACCCCAACCGGGAGATGCTAGCCAACGAACGGCCGCGGGGAGTGTTCAGCCGCCAGCTGGTTCTGGGAGAGAATCTCGACACCGAAAGAATCGAGGCGACTTACCAGGAGGGTGTCCTCAGCCTGCGCATTCCGGTGGCAGAAAAGGCGAAGCCGCGCAAGATCTCGGTCGGCCGCGGCGCCGGCCGGCAGTCGATCGGCGACAACGCCGTCAAACGCGAGGTCATCAACGCCTGA
- a CDS encoding pyridoxamine 5'-phosphate oxidase family protein gives MTAFSEPQREDFLAALHVGVLSVAAEDGRPPASVPIWYDYVPGQNIRVNTGASSRKAKLIERAGVVTLVVQREEPPYQYVVVEGTVVDTTKPAPIGVREEIAIRYLGDEAGRAFVRSLEGQESVLFTIQPDRWITADFSGEL, from the coding sequence ATGACTGCTTTCAGTGAGCCCCAGCGCGAAGACTTCCTCGCGGCACTGCACGTCGGCGTGCTGTCCGTCGCCGCCGAGGACGGCCGCCCCCCGGCCAGCGTCCCGATCTGGTACGACTACGTGCCCGGCCAGAACATCCGGGTGAACACCGGTGCGTCGTCGCGCAAGGCCAAGCTGATCGAGCGGGCCGGCGTCGTGACGCTGGTGGTCCAGCGGGAGGAGCCGCCGTACCAATACGTGGTCGTCGAGGGCACCGTCGTCGACACCACCAAGCCCGCTCCCATCGGAGTGCGCGAGGAGATCGCGATCCGGTACCTCGGTGACGAGGCCGGCCGGGCATTTGTGCGCAGCCTCGAGGGGCAGGAAAGTGTGCTGTTCACCATCCAGCCGGACCGTTGGATCACGGCCGACTTCTCCGGCGAACTCTGA
- a CDS encoding DUF732 domain-containing protein yields MKNTARITGTMAAVLGGLLVAAAPMANADIADDAYLHALTQNGISWDNGADSKMIAVGHAVCQDWAGGNTLDQTVSDVRKALGLSDGGTGTIIGAATAAYCPQYQSKLPT; encoded by the coding sequence ATGAAGAACACGGCACGGATCACCGGCACCATGGCTGCTGTTCTGGGGGGTCTCTTGGTGGCCGCCGCCCCGATGGCGAATGCGGATATCGCCGATGACGCCTACCTGCACGCGCTGACCCAAAACGGCATCAGCTGGGATAACGGCGCGGATTCGAAGATGATCGCGGTCGGCCACGCGGTATGCCAGGACTGGGCCGGCGGCAACACGCTGGACCAAACCGTCTCCGATGTGCGCAAGGCGCTCGGGCTCAGTGACGGCGGCACCGGCACCATCATCGGTGCGGCGACGGCGGCGTACTGTCCTCAGTACCAGAGCAAACTTCCGACGTAA
- a CDS encoding GtrA family protein, producing the protein MHGEAGTRPRRLVDRFHQWCEAVVARLPFGLDSVVAPTFLGFCLINGFTFGVDLALLTGLHSGFGVAVPVAVTVSYAAAFMLSYALNRTFNFQSHAPVGPQLAVYVVVVIVNYLAFILGVSTGLAAGGVQYQVSRLAAAICEAVYMYCAMRWLVFRR; encoded by the coding sequence GTGCACGGCGAAGCGGGGACGCGCCCACGGCGCCTCGTCGACCGGTTTCACCAATGGTGCGAGGCGGTCGTGGCCCGGCTTCCGTTCGGGCTCGACTCCGTCGTCGCGCCGACCTTCCTGGGCTTCTGCCTGATCAACGGCTTCACCTTCGGCGTCGACCTGGCGCTGCTCACCGGGCTGCACAGCGGTTTCGGCGTTGCGGTGCCGGTCGCCGTGACGGTCTCCTATGCGGCCGCGTTCATGCTCAGCTACGCACTCAATCGGACCTTCAACTTTCAGTCCCACGCGCCCGTCGGGCCCCAGCTCGCGGTCTACGTGGTGGTGGTGATCGTCAACTATCTGGCGTTCATCCTCGGGGTGTCCACCGGGCTGGCGGCCGGGGGCGTGCAGTATCAGGTGTCGCGCCTGGCGGCGGCGATCTGCGAGGCGGTGTACATGTATTGCGCGATGCGGTGGCTGGTCTTCCGCCGCTGA
- a CDS encoding MFS transporter, with protein MVGTDRQGLGATFATMGAVYAVFMDLGVLLIRLPPTDYLPPVVRAAPTQRRAAGPDRTADEAIKTPQFWLLWVVLCFNVTAGIGILERAAPIYRGYFPRAASPAALTAAAAGFVAMLSLANSLGRILWSSASDAAGRKNSYRLYLELGAVLYLVLIVVQNASKPLFLVACIMLLSFYGAGFATAPAYLRDLFGYREVGAIHGRLLTVWSTAGVVGPALVNAIADNRIAAGVVGPDRYRWSFAIMVVLLLIGLACNEFIQTPRPPNPVAAGGNTPTSRASIPEEVSR; from the coding sequence ATGGTCGGTACCGACCGCCAGGGGTTGGGTGCGACCTTCGCGACGATGGGCGCGGTGTACGCGGTCTTCATGGATTTGGGAGTCTTGTTGATTCGCCTGCCGCCAACGGATTACCTGCCTCCCGTCGTTCGTGCGGCACCGACCCAGCGGCGCGCCGCGGGCCCCGATCGCACCGCGGACGAGGCGATCAAGACCCCGCAGTTTTGGCTGCTATGGGTGGTGCTGTGCTTCAACGTGACCGCGGGCATCGGCATCCTGGAGCGGGCGGCACCCATCTACCGGGGCTATTTCCCCCGCGCCGCCTCGCCCGCGGCGTTGACGGCGGCCGCGGCGGGATTCGTCGCGATGCTATCGCTGGCGAATTCGCTGGGGCGCATCCTGTGGTCGTCGGCGTCGGATGCGGCCGGCCGCAAGAACTCCTATCGGCTCTATCTCGAGCTCGGCGCGGTGCTCTACCTCGTCCTGATCGTCGTTCAGAACGCCAGCAAGCCGTTGTTTCTGGTGGCGTGCATCATGTTGCTGTCGTTTTACGGCGCGGGCTTTGCCACCGCGCCGGCCTACTTGCGCGACCTCTTCGGCTACCGGGAGGTCGGCGCGATCCACGGGAGGCTGTTGACGGTCTGGTCGACCGCGGGGGTCGTCGGACCGGCCCTCGTCAACGCAATTGCCGACAACCGGATCGCGGCCGGTGTCGTGGGTCCCGACCGATACCGTTGGTCGTTCGCGATCATGGTGGTGCTGCTGCTGATCGGATTGGCCTGCAACGAATTCATCCAGACACCGCGACCGCCCAATCCTGTTGCCGCCGGGGGAAATACTCCCACATCGAGGGCGTCGATCCCCGAGGAGGTGAGCAGATGA
- a CDS encoding winged helix-turn-helix transcriptional regulator, with translation MLPRAYEHQVCSIARSLELIGDRWTLLIVRDALRGVSRFDDFRARLGLAHNVLSDRLSRLTQAGVFERRRYQQRPDRYDYHLTQQGRDLWPVLMSLLLWGDRYLAPDGPPVLSLHRDCGGRLTAQLTCAECGDTLRHGDIVLTSGPGSKGSIA, from the coding sequence ATGCTTCCGCGCGCCTACGAGCACCAGGTCTGCTCGATCGCCCGCAGCTTGGAACTGATAGGCGACCGGTGGACGTTGCTGATTGTGCGGGACGCGCTACGGGGGGTAAGCCGGTTCGACGATTTCCGCGCTCGGCTGGGATTAGCGCACAACGTGCTCAGCGACCGATTGTCGCGATTGACGCAAGCGGGTGTTTTCGAGCGACGCCGCTATCAACAGAGGCCAGATCGCTACGATTACCACCTCACTCAGCAGGGCCGAGATTTGTGGCCCGTGTTGATGTCCCTGCTGCTGTGGGGTGACCGCTACTTGGCTCCCGATGGTCCGCCCGTGTTGTCGTTGCACCGCGACTGCGGAGGTCGCCTCACTGCTCAACTCACCTGTGCCGAGTGCGGCGACACATTGCGACATGGGGATATCGTGCTGACGTCCGGACCAGGCTCAAAAGGGTCCATTGCGTGA
- a CDS encoding MFS transporter small subunit: MSHASNARNTIVGWLWVGVPFGYGVYELLVKIPALFAN, translated from the coding sequence ATGAGCCACGCATCGAACGCGCGCAACACGATCGTCGGCTGGTTGTGGGTCGGCGTGCCATTCGGCTACGGCGTGTACGAGCTGCTCGTCAAGATCCCCGCTCTTTTCGCCAACTGA
- a CDS encoding MerR family transcriptional regulator has protein sequence MDDLPGAAGAPSSDHGVYGISVAAELSGVPVQSLRLYERHGLLTPVRSNGGTRRYSADDLARLRRISALLQAGVNLAGIARILSLEDDNAALSAANTDLRSSKRALRGSAKSTRSQQKSRNAT, from the coding sequence ATGGATGATCTGCCGGGCGCCGCTGGCGCCCCGTCGTCCGACCATGGCGTATACGGAATCTCGGTGGCTGCCGAGCTTTCCGGCGTCCCGGTGCAGTCGCTGCGCCTCTACGAACGGCACGGGCTGCTGACCCCGGTGCGCAGTAACGGCGGAACCCGGCGTTACAGCGCCGACGATCTGGCCCGGCTACGCCGGATCAGCGCGCTGTTGCAGGCCGGTGTCAACCTGGCGGGGATCGCCCGCATTCTCAGCCTCGAGGACGACAACGCCGCACTCTCGGCAGCGAACACCGACCTGCGGTCCAGCAAGCGTGCGCTGCGCGGATCAGCGAAATCTACTCGTTCCCAGCAGAAGTCGCGCAACGCGACATAA